Genomic segment of Mycolicibacterium psychrotolerans:
TGGTGGCCGCCCAGTGGGCGACGCGTTCGTCGAGAAAGCGGGGTTCGGGCAGATCGGCCATGGTCGACAAGCGTGCCACGCCCGCGCGTGCCCCGCGGCGAAACTTTTCTTCCCGGCGATGTCGATTTGCGCCTGCGCCGATCGACGAGTGGGTGAAGGGCATCCTGAACAAGAGCTGGCAAGCCCTTCCCACCGAGAAGAAGGAGAGACCATGACCCGCTACATGCTGATCCTGCGATCCACCCCCGCGGCCGAGAAGGCCATGGAGATCGTCGACTTCAACGACGTCATCGCAGCGATGGGCCGCTACAACGAGGAACTCCTCAAAGCCGGGGTGCTGCTCGCAGGGGAAGGTCTCGCGGGACCCGAGGAGGGTTTCGTCGTGAACTTCGACGCCGAGACACCGGTGATCACCGACGGCCCGTACACCGAGGCCAAAGAACTGTTCAACGGGTTCTGGGTGCTGGGCGTGTCGTCGATCGAGGAGGCCAAGCAGTGGGCGCTCAAGTGCCCACTCGGCTACGGCGCGCGACTCGAGGTCCGGCGCATCACCGAGACCGAGGAATTCCCGCAGGACAACGAGTGGGTGCAGAAGGAGATGCAGTGGAAGAAGGAGGGCTACCCGGGCTGAGCGGCCCCCCTCTTCGCCGAAACTGCATTCCGGCAGGGGAAGTGCGAGAGAACCCCTGCCGGAATGCAAGTTCGGCAATTACACGTCCTGTTCGACGTGACCGAATTCGACGTTCTTGCCGGTGAAGTCGCCCCTGCAGGACACGCTCACGTGGTACGTCGACAGCGGCGGCGGCGCGAGCACCGGGAAGCTGGTGCTGCCGTTGGGACCGATCGAGAACGTCTTGTTGACCCCCGGCAGCACCGGGTTGGTCGCGACGTAGGTGCACGTGCCGGCCAGCGCGGAGGAGTTGGTGACGTTCACCGTCCAGGTGATCCCGCGGTCGAACGACACCCGGATGGCGTCGGTAGGCGCGACGGGGTCGGGCTTCGGGGCGTCGGGTACGACCACGGGCGCGGAATCGGGGCCTTTGGCGACCGGCGGCGCCTCCACCGGCTTGGCCGGTGAGCCCAACACGATCGTCACCACGTCGACCTCACGGTCCTCGTGCCGGACGAAGCCCACGCCGAAGTCGGTGAAGTCGCAGTTGGTGATCACCCCTCCCGCGCCGCGCGAGTACGCGCTCGTCGTCGCCGCCGCCTGCGGGTCACCGGAGCCGAGGAATGCCAGCGTCCGCCCGTTGTATCCGGCCGGCTGTCCGTCGACCGGGTTCTCCGAACGCGCATACGTCTGGGCGGCGCCTTCGAGAACCCCCCTGTCGTACCGCAGCGCCGGGCACCGCGCCGGACGGTCCTTGTTGACGGTGTTGATGATCGCGTCCAGCGGGTCGGCGTGGGCGACCGGCATCGCTGCGAGCGAGCCGGCGAATGCGGTGGCCAGAGCCAGCGATACGGCAGTTCGGGTGCTCATCAGAAGTTCTCCCCTCGGTGCGGCCGACGCTCTGCCTGCCGTCGAGGGAAGTGTTTCGCCGCTCGTAGGCACGATCGCGCGTAGTCGACTACGCGACTTGTGCCGCCCCAGCCGACGGCGCTGTGGGTACCGGCCTGGTGACTAAAATTGGAACACGTTCTAATCTGTAGGCCATGAGTGATCTGCTGCGGCATCCCCTGCACTCCGGCCACCTGACCGTCGGCGCGCTGAAGCGCCACCGGGACCGGCCCGTGCTGTTCCTCGGCGACACCACGCTCACCGGCGGTGAGCTGGCCGATCGCATCAGCCAGTACATCCAGGCGTTCGAAGCGCTGGGCGCGGGCACCGGCGCCGCGGTCGGGCTGCTGTCGCTCAACCGGCCCGAGGTGCTGATGATCATCGGCGCCGGCCAGACGCAGGGATACCGCCGCACCGCACTACACCCTCTGGGGTCGCTGGACGACCACGCCTACGTGCTCGCCGACGCAGAGGTGACCTCGCTGATCATCGATCCCAATCCGATGTTCGTCGAGCGGGCACTGGGCCTGCTCGAGAAGGTGCCCTCCCTCGAGCAGATCCTGACCATCGGTCCGGTTCCGGCCGAGCTAGCCGAGGTCGCCGCCGTCGATCTCAGCGCCGAAGCCGCGAAGTATTCGCCGCAGCCACTGGTCGCGGCCGATCTGCCGCCCGACCACATCGGCGGGCTGACTTACACCGGCGGCACCACCGGCAAGCCCAAGGGCGTGATGGGCACGACGCAGTCGATCACCACGATGACGACCGTGCAGTTGGCCGAATGGGAGTGGCCGGAGAACCCGCGCTTCCTGATGTGCACGCCGCTGTCGCATGCGGGCGCGGCCTTCTTCACGCCGGTGATCGTCAAGGGCGGCGAGCTGATCGTGCTGACGAAGTTCGATCCGGCCGAGGTGCTGCGCGTCATCGAGGAGCAGAAGATCACCGCCACCATGCTGGTGCCGTCGATGATCTATGCGCTGATGGACCACCCCGACTCGCACACCCGCGACCTGTCGTCGCTGGAGACCGTGTACTACGGGGCCTCGGCGATGAATCCGGTGCGGCTGAAGGAGGCGATCCGGCGGTTCGGACCGATCTTCGCGCAGTACTACGGGCAGTCCGAGGCGCCGATGGTGATCACGTACCTGGCCAAGGAGGACCACGACGAGAAGCGGCTGACCTCGTGCGGACGGCCGACGCTGTTCGCGCGGGTGGCGCTGCTCGGTGACGACGGCCAACCGGTGCCCCAGGGCGAGGTGGGCGAGATCTGCGTGTCCGGGCCGCTGCTGTCGGGCGGGTACTGGAAGCTGCCCGACGCCACCGCCGACACCTTCCGGGACGGGTGGATGCACACCGGAGACCTCGCCCGCGAAGACTCCGACGGCTTCTACTACATCGTCGACCGCACCAAGGACATGATCGTCACCGGCGGCTTCAACGTATTCCCGCGGGAGGTGGAAGACGTTGTGGCCGAACACCCTTCGGTCGCGCAGGTGTGCGTGATCGGCACGCCCGACGAGAAGTGGGGCGAGGCGGTGACGGCCGTGGTGGTGCTGCGGCCAGATGCGGCGACCGACGAGACTGCGGTGGCCACGATGACCACGGAGATCCAGGTGGCCGTCAAGGAGCGCAAGGGCTCGGTGCACACACCCAAACAGGTGATCGTCGTGGATTCCGTGCCGGTGACCGCGCTGGGCAAGCCGGACAAGAAGGCGGTGCGGGCGCAGTTCTGGGAGGGTGCGGGTCGTTCGGTCGGCTGACCGCCTCGTGCCGAGCAGACGCGAACTCGCACGTTCCACGCGTGTCGAGTGCGAGTTTGTGTCTGCTCGCCGGAAATAGGCACGTGGTGGCCAGCGATCCGGACGTCCAGCGCACCGTCGACGCGGTGTGGCGGATGGAGGCCGCGAAGATCGTCGCGACGCTGACCGCCGCTGTCGGCGATGTCAGCTTCGCGGAGGACCTCGCGGCCGAAGCACTGGTCGACGCACTGACGCAGTGGCCCGAGCGCGGTGTGCCGCGCAACCCCGGCGCGTGGCTCACCGCCGTCGCCAAGCGCAAGGCCATCGACCACTGGCGCCGCAGCGACAACCTCGGCGCCAAATACGCGGTGCTGGCCCGCGATCTGGAAACCGTCACCGACGTCGCGTGGGACCCCGACCGCATCGACGACGACGTGCTACGGCTGATCTTCATGGCAGCCCATCCGAGCCTGCCGAGGGAGAGCCAGATCGCCCTGACGCTGCGCCTGGTCGGCGGCCTGACGACCGACGAGATCGCCGCGGCCTTCCTGGTTCCGAAAGCCACTGTCGCGCAGCGCATCGTACGCGCCAAGAAGGCGCTCACCGGGGTACCGTTCGACATTCCGGACCGCTCCGATCACCCCCAGCGGCTGTCGGCGGTGCTCAGCGTGATCTACCTGGTGTTCAACGAGGGATACTCGGCGTCCTCGGGCGAGCGCTGGATCCGTGACGAATTGTGTAGCGAGGCACTGCGTCTGGGGCGGGTGCTGTCAGCCCTGCTCCCCGGCGAGGCCGAGGTGGCCGGGCTCCTCGCACTGATGGAGTTCCAGTCCTCGCGCCTTGGCGCACGTACCCGTGCCGACGGAACGCCGATCCTGCTGGAGGACCAGGACCGCTCCCGCTGGGACCGCGCCGCCATCGGACGTGGCGTCACTGCGCTGCGCCGGGCATCGGAGATTCTGCAGCGCAACGGGACCGGGTGGGGCTGGTACACGCTGCAGGCCGCGCTGGCGGAGTGCCACGCGATCGCGCCGACCGCCGCCGACACCGACTGGGCCCGCATCGTGTCGCTCTACGACGCGCTGCGCCGGCTCGCCCCGTCCCCCGTGGTGGAGCTGAACCGTGCGGTGGCCATCGCCATGGCCGACCCGGCGGGAGGTCCCGCCGAGGCGCTGCGCTTGATCGACGATGTGCGTGGGCTCGAAGGCTCCTACCTGGTGCCCAGCGTGCGCGCAGAACTCCTGTCACGCATGGGCCGGCGCGCCGACGCGGCCGGCGAATTCGATCGCGCCGCGGCGCTGGCCGACAATGAAGCCGAACGAAAAGTATTGCAGGACAAAGCGTACCGCGCACGCAGTGGCTAGGCGCCGGGCACCGCGGTGCTCTACCGAAACGCCACCTCACCGACGGTGAACAGCCGGTGCGCGGCCGCCGGAGGAAGAGCCGGTTCGCCGCCGAGAATCGGTGCGCTGAACTGGCTTTCGAAGCACCGCGCCGCGCGTTGCTTGCACTCCAGCGCTGCTGCGGTCAGACGTGTCATGTGAGCGCGGCTCCACGGCACCGCCGTGTCGCCAGGCCGCGCCCAATGCCACATCGACACCGGATACTCCAGCAACACCGCGCCGGTCTGCTCGACCGCTACCGCGGCAGCCCTGCCCACCGCCTCGTGGTCAGGATGGCCGTCACCCCGCCACGGCGCCGCGCACCAAGTGCCGGCCGGTTTTCCGTCGAGAATCTCGACGAGCAGATCCGCGAGACGCTGCTCGTGCAACGCCACTTCCCCGTCGGGCAGGCCCAGGCTGATCGGCGCGTACAGACCCAGCGCAGCGGCC
This window contains:
- a CDS encoding YciI family protein, encoding MTRYMLILRSTPAAEKAMEIVDFNDVIAAMGRYNEELLKAGVLLAGEGLAGPEEGFVVNFDAETPVITDGPYTEAKELFNGFWVLGVSSIEEAKQWALKCPLGYGARLEVRRITETEEFPQDNEWVQKEMQWKKEGYPG
- a CDS encoding CAP domain-containing protein: MSTRTAVSLALATAFAGSLAAMPVAHADPLDAIINTVNKDRPARCPALRYDRGVLEGAAQTYARSENPVDGQPAGYNGRTLAFLGSGDPQAAATTSAYSRGAGGVITNCDFTDFGVGFVRHEDREVDVVTIVLGSPAKPVEAPPVAKGPDSAPVVVPDAPKPDPVAPTDAIRVSFDRGITWTVNVTNSSALAGTCTYVATNPVLPGVNKTFSIGPNGSTSFPVLAPPPLSTYHVSVSCRGDFTGKNVEFGHVEQDV
- the fadD8 gene encoding fatty-acid--CoA ligase FadD8 encodes the protein MSDLLRHPLHSGHLTVGALKRHRDRPVLFLGDTTLTGGELADRISQYIQAFEALGAGTGAAVGLLSLNRPEVLMIIGAGQTQGYRRTALHPLGSLDDHAYVLADAEVTSLIIDPNPMFVERALGLLEKVPSLEQILTIGPVPAELAEVAAVDLSAEAAKYSPQPLVAADLPPDHIGGLTYTGGTTGKPKGVMGTTQSITTMTTVQLAEWEWPENPRFLMCTPLSHAGAAFFTPVIVKGGELIVLTKFDPAEVLRVIEEQKITATMLVPSMIYALMDHPDSHTRDLSSLETVYYGASAMNPVRLKEAIRRFGPIFAQYYGQSEAPMVITYLAKEDHDEKRLTSCGRPTLFARVALLGDDGQPVPQGEVGEICVSGPLLSGGYWKLPDATADTFRDGWMHTGDLAREDSDGFYYIVDRTKDMIVTGGFNVFPREVEDVVAEHPSVAQVCVIGTPDEKWGEAVTAVVVLRPDAATDETAVATMTTEIQVAVKERKGSVHTPKQVIVVDSVPVTALGKPDKKAVRAQFWEGAGRSVG
- a CDS encoding RNA polymerase sigma factor — its product is MEAAKIVATLTAAVGDVSFAEDLAAEALVDALTQWPERGVPRNPGAWLTAVAKRKAIDHWRRSDNLGAKYAVLARDLETVTDVAWDPDRIDDDVLRLIFMAAHPSLPRESQIALTLRLVGGLTTDEIAAAFLVPKATVAQRIVRAKKALTGVPFDIPDRSDHPQRLSAVLSVIYLVFNEGYSASSGERWIRDELCSEALRLGRVLSALLPGEAEVAGLLALMEFQSSRLGARTRADGTPILLEDQDRSRWDRAAIGRGVTALRRASEILQRNGTGWGWYTLQAALAECHAIAPTAADTDWARIVSLYDALRRLAPSPVVELNRAVAIAMADPAGGPAEALRLIDDVRGLEGSYLVPSVRAELLSRMGRRADAAGEFDRAAALADNEAERKVLQDKAYRARSG
- a CDS encoding PIG-L deacetylase family protein, translated to MTAARAGERAGLPAQPGPDGGTPTQTWVDAGLQLPELDLTTCPELVVVGAHPDDETLGFGATSALLAGYGVRAQIVSATDGGAAYPELSLLRRYRLEQTRRAELRRAAAALGLYAPISLGLPDGEVALHEQRLADLLVEILDGKPAGTWCAAPWRGDGHPDHEAVGRAAAVAVEQTGAVLLEYPVSMWHWARPGDTAVPWSRAHMTRLTAAALECKQRAARCFESQFSAPILGGEPALPPAAAHRLFTVGEVAFR